In a genomic window of Mycolicibacter heraklionensis:
- a CDS encoding DUF3097 domain-containing protein codes for MADRYGTDILSNNPHAARKVRSVEVPVERGMVVEDAQSGYVGAVVRIAYGRMDLEDRHGRTRGFPVGPGYLIDGKPVILTEARPTAPAAPARTASGSVAVRGTRAKVALASRIYVEGRHDAELVEQVWGEDLRIEGVVVEYLGGIDDLAGIVAEFQPGPGRRLGVLVDHLVAGSKETRIAEAVRRGPGGAHTLIVGHPYVDIWQAVKPGRLGLEVWPKIPRNVEWKHGICAALGWPHTGQADIAAAWQRIRGRVRDWTDLEPELIGRVEELIDFVTQSGG; via the coding sequence GTGGCCGACCGCTATGGAACCGACATCCTCTCCAACAACCCGCACGCCGCCCGCAAAGTCCGCTCGGTGGAGGTGCCGGTGGAACGCGGCATGGTGGTCGAAGACGCCCAGAGCGGCTACGTCGGGGCCGTCGTGCGGATCGCCTACGGTCGGATGGACCTCGAGGACCGGCACGGACGCACCCGTGGATTCCCGGTCGGCCCGGGCTACCTGATCGACGGCAAGCCGGTGATTCTGACCGAGGCCAGGCCCACGGCGCCGGCGGCACCCGCCCGAACGGCGTCGGGTTCGGTGGCGGTGCGGGGCACCCGCGCCAAGGTCGCACTGGCCAGTCGGATCTACGTGGAGGGCCGCCACGACGCCGAACTCGTCGAGCAGGTCTGGGGTGAGGACCTGCGCATCGAGGGTGTGGTGGTCGAGTACCTCGGCGGCATCGACGACCTGGCCGGCATCGTCGCCGAATTCCAGCCCGGGCCGGGCCGACGCCTCGGGGTGCTGGTCGACCACCTGGTCGCCGGCTCCAAGGAGACCCGCATCGCGGAGGCGGTGCGCCGTGGGCCGGGCGGTGCGCACACCCTGATCGTGGGACATCCCTACGTCGATATCTGGCAGGCCGTGAAGCCGGGGCGGCTGGGATTGGAGGTGTGGCCGAAGATCCCGCGCAACGTGGAGTGGAAGCACGGGATCTGTGCTGCACTGGGCTGGCCGCACACCGGCCAGGCCGACATCGCCGCTGCCTGGCAGCGCATCCGGGGCCGGGTGCGGGACTGGACCGACCTGGAGCCCGAGCTGATCGGCCGGGTCGAGGAGCTGATCGACTTCGTGACCCAATCCGGCGGTTAG
- a CDS encoding transglycosylase family protein: protein MYRNTARRVVQFGRRQLTWATSGLITGGIVGTLLSSAGVAHADNVAMGWDAVAQCESGGNWAADTGNGFYGGLQFKPSTWRAFGGVGSPAKASREEQIAVATRVLDEQGPYAWPKCGPGRVFPSSVKGWVPPAMRQLLKPFW from the coding sequence ATGTACCGGAACACGGCACGGCGTGTCGTGCAGTTCGGACGGCGGCAGCTGACTTGGGCCACGTCCGGGCTGATCACCGGGGGGATTGTGGGCACGCTGCTGTCCTCGGCAGGAGTGGCCCACGCGGATAACGTGGCGATGGGCTGGGATGCGGTCGCACAATGCGAATCGGGCGGCAACTGGGCCGCCGATACCGGCAATGGTTTCTATGGCGGGCTGCAGTTCAAACCGTCGACCTGGCGTGCATTCGGCGGTGTGGGATCGCCGGCGAAGGCATCGCGGGAAGAACAGATCGCCGTCGCCACTCGGGTTCTCGACGAGCAGGGCCCGTATGCGTGGCCGAAATGCGGACCGGGACGGGTATTCCCGTCGTCGGTGAAAGGCTGGGTGCCGCCGGCGATGCGCCAGCTGCTCAAACCGTTCTGGTGA
- a CDS encoding PaaI family thioesterase, translating into MDSAEFARLVVANMPFAAALQIEIAELSPQEVRATMAWAPERCTTGGMLHGGALMAFADTAGAVCAVVNLPQGASTSTIESKTNFFRAVRDGAVTATSIPLHVGRTTIVVQTDLSDDNGKLVARVTQTQAVLSPKPQ; encoded by the coding sequence ATGGATTCGGCCGAGTTCGCCCGATTGGTGGTCGCCAACATGCCGTTCGCGGCGGCGCTGCAGATCGAGATCGCTGAGCTGTCACCGCAAGAGGTTCGCGCGACCATGGCGTGGGCGCCGGAGCGCTGCACCACCGGCGGGATGCTGCACGGGGGAGCGTTGATGGCGTTCGCCGACACCGCAGGGGCGGTGTGCGCGGTGGTCAACCTGCCGCAGGGCGCCAGCACGTCGACCATCGAGTCGAAGACCAACTTCTTCCGCGCGGTGCGTGACGGCGCTGTGACGGCGACCAGCATTCCGCTGCACGTCGGGCGCACGACGATCGTCGTGCAGACCGACCTGAGCGACGACAACGGCAAACTGGTCGCCAGGGTCACCCAGACCCAGGCGGTGCTGTCGCCGAAGCCGCAGTAG
- the aspS gene encoding aspartate--tRNA ligase: protein MLRSHDAGSLRATDAGRSVTLAGWVARRRDHGGVIFIDLRDASGVAQVVFRDAAVLEQAHRLRAEFCVAVTGGVEVRPEGNENPDLPTGAIEVNATELTVLNEAAPLPFQLDESAGEEARLRYRYLDLRREDGPGAALRLRSKVSAAARAVLAAHDFVEIETPTLTRSTPEGARDFLVPARLQPGSFYALPQSPQLFKQLLMVAGMERYYQIARCYRDEDFRADRQPEFTQLDLEMSFVDAEDVIGVAEQVLKALWALIGYDLPLPLPRMTYADAMRRFGSDKPDLRFGLELVECTEFFSDTTFRVFQAPYVGAVVMPGGASQPRRTLDGWQEWAKQRGAKGLAYVLVGEDGELSGPVAKNLTDAERAGLAGHVGAAPGDCIFFAAGPAKPSRALLGAARGEIARRLGLIDEGAWAFTWVVDPPLFEPAGDATAAGDVAVGAGAWTAVHHAFTAPKPGHADSVESDPGAVLADAYDVVCNGNEIGGGSIRIHRRDIQQQVFKVMGIDEAAAQEKFGFLLDAFSFGAPPHGGLAFGWDRVVALLAGVDSIREVIAFPKSGGGIDPLTDAPAPITAAQRKEAGIDAVPHQR, encoded by the coding sequence GTGCTGCGCAGCCACGACGCCGGCTCACTGCGGGCCACCGACGCCGGGCGCAGCGTCACGCTTGCCGGTTGGGTGGCGCGCCGACGTGACCACGGCGGTGTCATCTTCATCGACCTGCGCGACGCCTCCGGGGTGGCGCAGGTGGTATTCCGCGACGCCGCTGTTCTGGAGCAGGCGCATCGGTTGCGGGCGGAGTTCTGCGTAGCGGTCACCGGTGGTGTCGAGGTCCGCCCCGAGGGCAATGAGAACCCGGACCTGCCCACCGGGGCCATCGAGGTCAACGCGACCGAACTGACGGTGCTCAACGAGGCCGCGCCGTTGCCGTTCCAGCTCGACGAGTCGGCCGGCGAGGAGGCCCGGCTGCGCTACCGATACCTGGATCTGCGTCGTGAAGACGGCCCCGGTGCTGCGCTGCGGCTGCGCTCCAAGGTGAGCGCGGCCGCCCGCGCCGTGCTGGCCGCCCACGACTTCGTGGAGATCGAAACCCCCACGCTGACCCGCTCTACCCCCGAGGGGGCGCGCGACTTCCTGGTTCCGGCGCGGCTGCAGCCCGGTTCGTTCTACGCGTTGCCGCAGAGCCCGCAGCTGTTCAAGCAGCTGCTGATGGTGGCCGGTATGGAGCGCTACTACCAGATCGCCCGCTGCTACCGCGACGAGGACTTCCGCGCCGACCGTCAGCCGGAGTTCACCCAGCTGGACCTGGAGATGAGCTTCGTCGACGCCGAGGACGTGATCGGCGTCGCCGAACAGGTGCTCAAGGCGCTGTGGGCACTGATCGGCTACGACCTGCCGTTGCCGCTGCCCCGGATGACCTACGCCGACGCGATGCGCCGGTTCGGCTCTGACAAGCCCGACCTGCGGTTCGGTTTGGAGCTGGTGGAGTGTACGGAGTTCTTCTCCGACACCACGTTCCGGGTGTTTCAGGCCCCCTATGTGGGCGCGGTGGTTATGCCGGGCGGGGCGTCGCAGCCGCGCCGTACCCTCGACGGCTGGCAGGAGTGGGCCAAACAGCGCGGCGCCAAGGGCTTGGCGTACGTGCTGGTCGGCGAGGACGGAGAGCTGTCCGGACCGGTGGCCAAGAACCTGACCGACGCTGAGCGCGCCGGGCTGGCCGGGCACGTCGGTGCCGCACCGGGGGACTGCATCTTCTTTGCGGCCGGACCGGCTAAGCCGTCTCGGGCCTTGCTGGGGGCCGCTCGTGGCGAGATCGCCCGGCGTCTGGGCCTGATCGATGAAGGAGCCTGGGCGTTCACCTGGGTGGTCGACCCGCCGCTGTTCGAGCCCGCCGGGGACGCCACCGCGGCCGGTGACGTCGCGGTCGGCGCGGGCGCCTGGACCGCGGTGCACCACGCGTTTACCGCGCCCAAGCCGGGGCACGCCGACAGCGTCGAGTCCGATCCCGGCGCGGTGCTCGCCGACGCCTACGACGTGGTCTGCAATGGCAACGAGATCGGCGGCGGCTCGATCCGTATCCACCGCCGCGACATCCAGCAGCAGGTCTTCAAGGTGATGGGGATCGATGAGGCGGCGGCGCAGGAGAAGTTCGGATTCCTGTTGGACGCCTTCAGTTTCGGCGCGCCTCCGCACGGCGGCCTGGCGTTCGGCTGGGATCGGGTGGTGGCGTTGCTGGCCGGAGTCGACTCGATCCGCGAGGTCATCGCGTTCCCGAAGTCCGGCGGCGGCATCGATCCGCTGACCGACGCACCGGCGCCGATCACCGCGGCTCAGCGCAAGGAAGCCGGCATCGACGCGGTGCCCCACCAGCGCTGA
- a CDS encoding WXG100 family type VII secretion target: MSINYQFGDVDAHGALIRAQAASLEAEHQAIVHDVLAAGDFWGGAGSVACQEFVAQLGRNFAVIYEQANSHGQKVQSAGNNMANTDASVGSSWA; this comes from the coding sequence ATGTCGATTAACTACCAGTTCGGTGATGTGGATGCCCACGGTGCGTTGATTCGTGCCCAGGCGGCGTCGTTGGAGGCTGAGCACCAGGCGATCGTGCACGATGTGCTGGCTGCCGGTGACTTCTGGGGTGGTGCGGGTTCGGTGGCGTGCCAGGAGTTTGTGGCGCAGTTGGGCCGCAACTTCGCGGTGATCTACGAGCAGGCCAACTCTCACGGTCAGAAGGTGCAGTCGGCGGGCAACAACATGGCCAACACCGACGCCTCGGTGGGCTCCAGCTGGGCCTGA
- a CDS encoding WXG100 family type VII secretion target — MATRFMTDPDAMRSMAGRFDVHAQTVEDEARRMWASSTNISGAGWGGLAERTSMDTMGQMQTAFRNIVNMLHGVRDGLIRDANHYEQQEAASQQILSS; from the coding sequence ATGGCAACACGTTTTATGACTGATCCGGACGCGATGCGTTCGATGGCGGGCCGTTTTGATGTGCATGCGCAGACGGTGGAGGACGAGGCGCGTCGGATGTGGGCGTCGTCGACCAACATCTCCGGTGCGGGTTGGGGTGGTCTGGCGGAGCGGACGTCGATGGACACCATGGGTCAGATGCAGACCGCGTTTCGCAACATCGTGAACATGCTGCACGGGGTGCGGGATGGGCTGATTCGCGACGCTAACCACTACGAGCAGCAGGAAGCTGCTTCTCAGCAGATCCTGTCGAGCTAG
- a CDS encoding PPE family protein, whose protein sequence is MSFSIFPPEINSGLIYTGPGSGPLLEAAAAWTQLSSELMTSATATHSVIANLDSTWTGVGSAAATASTAPYVAWLEQASATAATNAALATQAAGLFEAARAASVPPAVIAANRAMLLALISTNFFGQNTPLIQATEHQYEVMWATDGAAMDTYSASAEANNNALQQPSAVPQSAQATTPGSAEGGPQPGTGVPGNSGYDFTTVGSYLNALGLDTSVLPSSMDTLMATPMSQLNSAISPLTGASSIGMMGVRFLMMLPQLARMGAVGGTAGALAGQTAGASGAGTLMTQIGDFVNDKLQGAVGVLAGHFSSATNAISAKLGQAASMGALKVPGAWATAADGMVRAAPVLPATTVSAPIQTMSAASGLPGGPFGHAMMGAMAGRGMGAIAAKAPKVMPRSPAGG, encoded by the coding sequence ATGAGCTTCAGTATCTTTCCACCGGAGATCAACTCCGGGTTGATCTATACCGGGCCCGGTTCGGGTCCACTGCTGGAGGCCGCGGCAGCGTGGACCCAGCTCTCGAGCGAGTTGATGACGTCGGCAACAGCGACGCACTCGGTGATCGCGAACCTGGACTCGACCTGGACCGGGGTCGGCTCGGCTGCGGCGACAGCCTCGACCGCCCCCTATGTGGCCTGGCTGGAGCAGGCCTCGGCCACTGCCGCAACGAACGCCGCACTGGCCACCCAGGCGGCCGGGCTGTTCGAGGCGGCGCGGGCCGCGTCGGTGCCGCCCGCCGTGATCGCGGCTAACCGGGCGATGCTGCTGGCCTTGATCTCGACCAACTTCTTCGGCCAGAACACCCCGCTGATCCAGGCCACCGAGCACCAGTACGAAGTGATGTGGGCGACCGACGGCGCCGCGATGGACACCTACAGCGCCTCGGCCGAGGCCAATAACAACGCGCTGCAGCAGCCCTCGGCGGTGCCGCAGTCCGCACAGGCGACCACGCCGGGGTCGGCCGAAGGAGGTCCGCAGCCCGGTACCGGAGTCCCTGGCAACTCGGGCTACGACTTCACCACAGTGGGTAGTTACCTCAACGCGCTCGGGCTCGACACCAGCGTCTTGCCGTCCAGCATGGACACCTTGATGGCCACCCCGATGAGCCAGCTGAACTCCGCGATTTCACCGCTCACCGGGGCTTCCTCCATCGGCATGATGGGCGTGCGTTTCCTGATGATGCTGCCGCAGCTCGCCCGGATGGGGGCAGTAGGCGGTACGGCGGGCGCCTTGGCGGGACAGACCGCCGGCGCGAGCGGTGCCGGCACTTTGATGACCCAGATCGGCGACTTCGTCAACGACAAGCTGCAAGGCGCCGTCGGCGTGCTCGCCGGCCACTTCAGCTCGGCCACCAACGCGATCTCCGCCAAGCTCGGCCAGGCCGCCTCCATGGGCGCACTGAAGGTGCCGGGAGCCTGGGCGACGGCCGCCGACGGCATGGTCCGCGCCGCCCCGGTGCTGCCCGCCACCACGGTCAGTGCCCCGATCCAGACCATGTCGGCGGCCTCCGGGCTGCCGGGCGGCCCGTTCGGCCACGCCATGATGGGCGCGATGGCCGGGCGTGGAATGGGCGCGATAGCCGCCAAGGCCCCCAAAGTTATGCCCCGTTCGCCGGCTGGCGGGTAG
- a CDS encoding PE family protein: MSFVTAQPEILTAAAGSLSGIGDSMTAGVSAAAAPTTGVTAPAADLVSAMTAAQFSAHGSLFQELSAQAAAVHQQIAATLGSNANAYALAEAVNAAAAG; the protein is encoded by the coding sequence ATGTCGTTCGTAACCGCTCAGCCAGAGATTCTGACGGCGGCCGCCGGAAGCCTTTCCGGTATCGGCGACTCGATGACCGCGGGGGTCTCCGCCGCTGCTGCTCCCACCACGGGTGTCACGGCGCCCGCCGCCGACCTGGTGTCGGCGATGACGGCTGCCCAGTTCTCGGCCCACGGGTCCCTGTTCCAGGAGCTCAGTGCGCAGGCGGCGGCGGTGCACCAGCAGATCGCGGCCACCTTGGGTAGCAACGCGAACGCTTACGCCCTCGCCGAGGCTGTCAACGCCGCGGCCGCCGGCTGA